One Methanolobus sp. WCC4 DNA segment encodes these proteins:
- a CDS encoding DUF1059 domain-containing protein yields the protein MTYKLACKDTGVSCPFVAQGETIDEMMEVAVKHAKEEHGYTDEQINDPETQKMIKAAIKQE from the coding sequence ATGACATATAAGTTAGCGTGTAAAGATACAGGAGTTAGTTGTCCTTTTGTTGCTCAGGGAGAGACCATTGATGAAATGATGGAAGTTGCTGTAAAGCATGCAAAAGAAGAACATGGCTATACTGATGAACAGATAAATGATCCTGAAACCCAAAAAATGATCAAAGCGGCGATTAAGCAAGAGTAA
- the hgcB gene encoding mercury methylation ferredoxin HgcB, which translates to MFNSYKENTLQYYPEKCINCLMCTKVCPHGVFTEGEKGKGHVELTRPEKCMECGACAGNCPVEAIEVESGVGCAWAMIGAALKGKDMDSDAVCCGEDGCCQ; encoded by the coding sequence ATGTTCAATTCATACAAAGAGAATACACTTCAATACTATCCTGAGAAATGCATCAACTGTCTCATGTGTACAAAAGTCTGCCCTCACGGGGTTTTCACTGAAGGGGAAAAAGGAAAGGGACATGTGGAACTCACAAGGCCAGAAAAATGCATGGAATGCGGAGCATGTGCCGGTAACTGTCCAGTAGAGGCTATCGAGGTCGAGAGTGGTGTAGGTTGTGCATGGGCTATGATCGGTGCAGCACTCAAAGGCAAGGATATGGATAGTGATGCAGTCTGCTGCGGAGAGGATGGATGTTGTCAGTGA
- a CDS encoding ABC transporter substrate-binding protein yields the protein MKKIDETMSIYQIINEYPFLLKIFKQHGMGKFENKDVLDQLGPLLKLRTALSMVAVNKDSFIELLNQAIADNEANGDFTLADSPERQKELTLLALLPCGMKMPFNRALNEFSTEYSKETGNVLHSLVEGNVNHEISYYAYMDSVTSVEELPDIIISSDINSFYHKPFQENFLNYEYFTDLGASPMNSDFESIGFADPRGQFTMLSGNLLVLVTIDELMDGQVTPTSWEDVLKEDFRNKVIMRGQNGFFCNGVLIPFYQLYGMDGIKKLASSVYAGSHPSEMVKMIDSRKDDVPPMYIMPHFFAMKIKDKSRVTITVPKEGAIVSPVQMLVKKEATERVKGITDFLCGKKFGEISARAFFPTTHPDVQNKLEDVDSLYWLGWDFLLDTDIGALKKEIAEVFNKQFMITGGVV from the coding sequence ATGAAAAAAATAGACGAAACAATGAGTATATACCAGATCATAAATGAATATCCATTTCTACTGAAAATATTCAAGCAGCACGGCATGGGTAAGTTCGAGAACAAGGATGTTCTTGACCAGCTTGGTCCTTTGCTCAAACTGAGAACCGCACTTTCAATGGTAGCAGTGAACAAGGATTCCTTTATCGAGCTTCTGAACCAGGCCATTGCGGACAATGAAGCAAATGGAGACTTCACCCTTGCAGATTCCCCTGAAAGACAGAAAGAGCTGACCCTGCTTGCCCTATTACCATGCGGGATGAAGATGCCTTTCAACAGGGCTCTCAATGAATTCTCCACCGAGTACAGCAAAGAGACAGGAAATGTACTGCATTCCCTTGTAGAAGGTAATGTGAACCATGAGATATCCTATTATGCGTATATGGATTCCGTCACCTCGGTTGAAGAACTGCCTGATATTATCATCAGTTCCGACATCAACAGTTTCTATCACAAACCATTCCAGGAGAATTTCCTCAATTATGAATATTTCACGGACCTTGGTGCCTCACCAATGAACAGTGACTTTGAGTCAATAGGTTTTGCAGACCCGCGAGGTCAGTTCACAATGCTCTCCGGAAATCTCCTTGTCCTTGTCACCATAGATGAGCTCATGGACGGACAGGTCACACCTACTTCATGGGAAGATGTACTGAAAGAGGATTTCCGTAACAAAGTGATCATGCGTGGACAGAACGGCTTCTTCTGTAATGGCGTACTGATACCCTTCTACCAGTTATACGGAATGGATGGTATCAAGAAGCTTGCTTCATCCGTGTATGCCGGGTCCCATCCTTCCGAGATGGTGAAGATGATCGACAGCAGGAAGGATGATGTCCCTCCAATGTACATAATGCCTCATTTCTTCGCCATGAAGATCAAGGATAAGTCCAGAGTAACTATTACCGTACCAAAAGAAGGTGCAATTGTAAGTCCGGTGCAGATGCTGGTAAAAAAGGAGGCTACCGAGAGAGTGAAGGGAATAACTGATTTCCTTTGTGGAAAGAAGTTCGGCGAGATATCAGCCAGAGCCTTCTTCCCCACAACCCATCCTGATGTACAGAACAAACTGGAGGACGTGGACTCGCTCTACTGGCTGGGCTGGGACTTCCTGCTGGACACTGATATCGGTGCTCTCAAGAAGGAGATAGCAGAGGTGTTCAACAAGCAGTTCATGATAACCGGAGGTGTCGTTTGA
- a CDS encoding GTP-binding protein: MRLVTVAGPPSSGKTSIIIRTIEELRSKGHTVGVVKFDCLSSQDEEMYSAHNIPVRTGLSGGLCPDHFFVSNIEEALKWAEERNFDYLITESAGLCNRCSPHIKDVLAICVIDNLSGVNTPRKIGPMLKLADIVVITKGDIVSQAEREVFAYRVRQVNPGGMIVNINGVTGQGSFYLAKFVEKSSAVDTLQGATLRFTMPGALCSYCLGERKIGDDRQIGVSKLVNFRGDD; encoded by the coding sequence TTGAGGCTTGTTACCGTAGCAGGCCCACCGTCATCGGGAAAGACCAGCATAATCATCAGGACCATTGAGGAACTCAGGAGCAAGGGTCATACCGTAGGTGTTGTGAAGTTCGACTGCCTGTCCTCGCAGGATGAGGAAATGTATTCAGCTCACAATATACCTGTCAGGACCGGACTATCCGGAGGACTATGTCCCGACCATTTCTTTGTAAGTAATATAGAAGAGGCCCTGAAATGGGCAGAGGAACGGAATTTCGACTACCTTATCACAGAGAGTGCCGGTCTTTGCAACCGCTGTTCCCCGCACATCAAGGATGTACTCGCTATATGTGTTATCGATAACCTCAGCGGTGTCAACACACCCAGGAAGATCGGTCCGATGCTTAAACTTGCAGACATTGTAGTAATCACGAAAGGGGATATCGTCTCTCAGGCGGAACGCGAGGTTTTCGCATACCGTGTCAGGCAGGTCAACCCCGGCGGAATGATCGTGAATATCAACGGAGTTACAGGACAGGGGAGTTTCTATCTTGCAAAGTTCGTGGAGAAAAGCTCTGCTGTGGACACACTTCAGGGAGCAACACTTAGATTCACCATGCCCGGAGCCCTGTGTTCGTATTGCCTTGGTGAGAGGAAGATAGGTGATGACAGACAGATAGGCGTTTCAAAGCTTGTGAACTTCAGAGGAGATGATTGA
- the hgcA gene encoding mercury methylation corrinoid protein HgcA: protein MDTKNKDICDSSDTKADTSQFITMIGLGDSPAPEIHETTGTLTFSDHLDHFLARWGFRRSEHIVEPGIYKLGDPDPDSPVFVSANYTLSFDALRSSLAGIDCYILVIDTKGINVWCAAGKGTFGTDEIVWRIKWSGLDKVVNHSNLILPQLGAPGVSAHEVKRRSGFKVEYGPVRAKDLPEYLRNHTATPEMRKVRFTFWDRLVLTPIEFVHVVKPTLVAAILLYLLSGPFAAFAAVATAFSGTVLFPVLLPFLPAHDLSVKGIILGWLTALPFGIVLAANTQLPLWEEILALISLFLIIPAVIGFLALNFTGCTTYTSRTGVKKEIFRYVPYMALKAGTGTLCLVIIGASRLMGMI, encoded by the coding sequence ATGGACACTAAAAACAAAGATATCTGCGATTCATCGGACACAAAAGCAGATACATCCCAGTTCATCACAATGATAGGTCTTGGTGATAGCCCTGCACCTGAGATACATGAGACCACAGGCACTCTCACGTTCAGTGACCATCTGGACCACTTCCTTGCAAGATGGGGGTTCAGACGCTCAGAGCACATAGTAGAACCCGGTATCTACAAACTCGGTGATCCGGACCCTGATTCTCCGGTCTTCGTCTCAGCCAACTACACCCTCAGTTTCGATGCGCTCCGCAGTTCACTTGCAGGTATCGACTGCTATATCCTTGTCATAGACACGAAAGGCATCAACGTCTGGTGTGCTGCCGGAAAAGGAACATTCGGGACCGACGAGATAGTCTGGCGTATCAAATGGTCAGGACTTGATAAGGTAGTGAACCATAGTAATCTGATATTGCCACAGCTCGGTGCTCCCGGTGTATCTGCACATGAGGTAAAACGTCGTTCGGGATTCAAGGTGGAATACGGGCCTGTCCGTGCAAAGGACCTGCCTGAATATCTCAGGAACCATACTGCAACACCTGAAATGAGAAAGGTCAGGTTCACCTTTTGGGACAGACTGGTGCTGACACCCATAGAATTCGTCCATGTGGTAAAACCAACACTGGTGGCTGCCATTTTACTTTACCTGCTGTCCGGTCCCTTTGCAGCGTTCGCTGCGGTGGCCACAGCATTCTCAGGAACAGTACTGTTCCCTGTCCTCCTTCCATTCCTGCCTGCCCATGACCTCAGTGTCAAAGGGATCATCCTTGGATGGCTCACAGCGCTACCATTCGGAATAGTCCTTGCAGCCAACACACAACTGCCACTTTGGGAAGAGATCCTTGCACTGATATCCCTGTTCCTTATAATTCCGGCAGTTATAGGATTCCTTGCACTGAACTTCACAGGTTGCACTACCTATACGTCCAGAACCGGGGTGAAGAAAGAGATATTCAGGTATGTACCATATATGGCACTGAAAGCAGGTACTGGAACACTCTGCCTTGTAATTATTGGAGCCAGCCGTTTAATGGGGATGATCTGA
- a CDS encoding ABC transporter ATP-binding protein, translating into MRKEMLHMTIGELMEMMPWIEDYLSSFSMDTEQFGNIRLEELEVTPGEEFFEEKGSDYHAFIDGLFMFIEQVKALQQESVFTVECLTILPGKDKNGDKEVFSVELKKGEVTAIVGPTGSGKSRLLADIESLAQNDTPTGRSIMVDGRFPDDEERFSTEGRFIAQLSQNMNFVMDLSVEDFLTLHAESRMVDEISHIVRKIYDTANVLAGEPFSRETPVTQLSGGQSRALMIADTALLSPASVVLIDEIENAGVDKVRSLELLVSNNKIVLISTHDPLLALSADQRIVIKNGGISKLMKTTDDEKKHLESLEKIDRKITQLRDQLRTGEEIDLSELLV; encoded by the coding sequence TTGCGCAAAGAAATGCTTCATATGACCATAGGTGAGCTTATGGAAATGATGCCATGGATCGAGGATTATCTCTCATCGTTCTCCATGGACACCGAACAGTTCGGCAATATCAGACTGGAAGAACTTGAAGTAACTCCGGGAGAGGAATTCTTCGAGGAGAAAGGAAGCGACTATCATGCTTTCATAGACGGTCTCTTCATGTTCATAGAGCAGGTCAAAGCCCTTCAGCAGGAAAGCGTCTTCACGGTGGAATGCCTGACCATACTTCCCGGAAAGGACAAGAATGGCGATAAAGAGGTGTTCTCGGTCGAGCTGAAAAAGGGAGAGGTGACTGCGATAGTTGGTCCCACCGGATCTGGCAAATCCCGTCTCCTTGCCGATATAGAATCCCTTGCACAGAATGATACCCCCACCGGACGCAGCATAATGGTCGATGGTCGCTTCCCGGATGATGAGGAACGATTCTCCACCGAGGGACGCTTTATAGCACAGCTCTCACAGAACATGAACTTCGTCATGGATCTCAGTGTAGAGGATTTCCTGACACTTCACGCCGAGAGTCGTATGGTGGATGAGATATCCCACATAGTCCGAAAGATATACGATACAGCGAATGTCCTTGCAGGTGAGCCTTTCAGCAGGGAGACCCCTGTAACACAACTTTCAGGAGGACAGTCAAGAGCCCTGATGATCGCAGACACAGCACTCCTGAGCCCCGCATCAGTTGTCCTGATAGACGAAATAGAGAACGCTGGTGTCGACAAGGTAAGGTCTCTGGAACTCCTGGTAAGCAATAACAAGATAGTCCTCATCAGTACCCACGACCCTCTCCTGGCCCTCTCCGCAGACCAGCGAATTGTCATTAAGAACGGCGGTATATCAAAGCTCATGAAGACCACAGATGATGAGAAAAAGCATCTGGAAAGTCTTGAGAAGATAGACAGGAAGATCACACAGCTCAGGGATCAGTTAAGAACCGGGGAAGAGATCGATCTGAGCGAACTGCTGGTATAA